TCTATACGAATCTGCACTTTTCAATTGGAGTCTGAAACTCTGAGTTGGAAAGAGCAAGCAAGGCTGCTGTGCCTGTGGCTCATGTTGCACGTACTCGTGTACAAATTTGTATTCCATTGTTTTTCACTTCACGTAAAAATGGGTACAATTAGTAAAATTGACGTAGTGTGATATAAAAGCTGGAAAATCGATTAAAATACTCTTAAGTTAGAATCGGCTAGCAATATGAAATTCACTGGGAATTGAGAAAACCTCAAAGTTTACGATtgaataataaaaatgattgaaaatataattaactCCATAAGTTAGGTTAAACAGAAAacataaaaccctaatttgtagGAAATTATGAATGTTTCATAATATTCCTAATTACTTATTCACGTTTCataacccaaaagaaaaacaggTAAGAAATATCTACGAAATTTAAGAAATACTTGCTAACTATTCTCAACGTACTATATATGCAGGAGTGCTTGCTAACTATTCTCAACATACTATATATGCAAGAGTGCTCAAAACGCTAAACAGTTAGTAACCTAATACAACGTTAACCATACAAAATGAATGCCCTAGAGAAGAAAAAGCTGTCACAAACAAATCATTTATAATGGTTTTGTTAAAGCAGCTGAAAGAGAGATATGCAGTGCAGTTTGAGAGCAACAACATGtgcatatttttataaaattccACAAGATGTGTGACAAGGCTTAAAAGAATTTTGCAGAGATGGGGCTCATAAGAGAAAAAAACTTTATCTGCAGGGCCATCTGTAGCCCTGCTAATTGCTCGACTTGTCCAGTCCTCTTCCTTGGAGTATTATGTATCATATATCTAGCTAGGTTTTCATTGGTTAACTGCATTCGGGGTGGATCAGCTGCTGACAGCTGCTGGGACCTTATGCAATAATCAATAAGGTGTTGTTATCTACACACCTCATTTTCTATCTCACATATTCCTTTCAATTTCTGATCGTCAGATCGAatcgtcgtacccagtgcacaaggctcccgctttacgcaggatcgtcagatcgaatgaattaaaaaaaataaaaagacataaattaacaTGGAGTGTGTAAGAGATAAAATGAGTATGTGGATAACACCATCCTAATCAATAATCtactatttattttctttggtcTCAGACTCTCAGGCAACCAAAACGTACGTATAAGGCTAAAAGATAgggtttgtccaaaaaaaaaaagggtaaaagatAGGGTTCGCAGGGATTTGGAACATTCAAAGTTTCAAACATATATGGGCCTCTAATGATGTTATCTTATACTGATTGGTTTCGTCCATCTTTGACCATTTGAGATTGTGAAGAGTCTCTGGCCCTTGTAGTTAGCAAGATATGCTTAAGGCCCAAAGCTATTGGAATTTCGAAGGAATCCTATATGTGTGCAAGACTCATGAGTAGATCAGTTCTTTCTTTGTAAATAAAATATCCATATATCTTTACGACAATTACATCCACAATACGTCACAATGAGTTTAGTATCGGACACaccatatacatatacatatgtgtgtgtgtgtgtgtgtgtgtcgtcCTCACATTTGTGTGAACTGAAACAcactctccccccccccccccctctccccaaaaaaaaaaaacgaaaatcaaGTAGAGATCAGCTGCCACTAGACCGGCCTTGCATTTGTGTGTTAATTGAAACTCCCACCATCCCTTTTGAATACCAAGTAGAGACCGGTTGCCACTAGACCGTCCAATCATGTGCGAATAAAGTATCCATGaacaattgaattttttttgccaaactCATCTTGAAATCGATTCTGGTGGATATGCTTTCTTACAAGTAGTCATATTTGATCGTGGAAAATGGTGTGCACACAAGAAAAGCAAGGCATATATGCTATATAAACAAATTAAAGCAAGGGTGTGCAACATCATTCACGGCACTTGGGTATGTAGAACATGCATGTTAATCAAATCCAAAGGACCAAACTGAAGACAATCGCCCAAAAAACTAGTACCGAAATTTGCAGATTTCTCGGTCACTTGTATCGTCTTTTCTGTTACGTATACATATTTTGGTATTTAGTTAGTTTGTAATTCAAGTTAAaaagtatttatttttatactcgAGATCCTAGGTTCTCTCTAGTATGGTttgtatcaaaatgaaaaaaagatcGTGAACCACGTTTCGTGTTCCATAAGAAGGaattggatcccatccggatccaCTTTAATCTTAGTCATTCATCATGTATCGTGCGGTCAAAAatcataacttttttttatttaaaattaaatacaaataatatATGACAAAAAATgatcgtacgatgtacgatgaacggctaGAATGTGAAAATCCCTAAGATCCCCACAAAATGAATCTAGAGAGGATACTATTCCCCGTAAGAATTCCTACTTCCTTTGTCATTCTGCTTTCTAAAAGCATAAATAGAGAAAATTCTACCTTCCACAGCTATAAGATATGATTGGCATTGATTCATTTTCTTCAGTATTTTTACCTCCAGCACAGCACAAATGATGTTTTGCGATGGTGTGAAGGTGGGGGCACCGTTGGTGCGGTAGTTAGTGGTGCAACATAAAAAGGGAGGAtgattctctctcctcctaatCATTATTCCCTTTCCTCTATATTacttaaacggttacggttaagttACTTTAATATCTAATATTTGTTGGTTTTTTATAGAgacaataagataaaaaataatgtatgaaaggaaaagaggaaaattgataaaaataaaaggggAGAAAATCTTAATCCCACAAAAAGACATGGATCCTTCTGCTCCTTTCAAAAGGACACAATTGGAGTACCATTCCACCGAGAGCTTGCTAGTGTCCTTTATTTATCTAGTTATGTTTGCAACTTACAATTAAAGTGCATTgtttaaacaaacaaatgacTATGGCTAGtttggaaatgtttttaaaataattgaaaactgtttttagaaagaaaaaaaaactgtttttaggtttcaaaagaacttgaagtgttttctacaagaagcacttcaagtatttttccaaaattcacttacatttttataaggattattttcaaaaatattttcaccaaaatatCTACTTCCCAAAGAGACCAAGACCAACACCAAAAACCCTTTAATTTGTTGACCGGCAGAGGTGCAAATTGTTCAACAATCTCAAAAGCCAAAACAAGTAGTACTATCTTCTAAGTCTGCCCATCTACAACGACCATGATAGTGACCGGCACCGTTTACTGATATTTTTAGTGGTGGCAACGGAGCAGAATTCTAAGGCTACCGTGGAACTCAAACAAAATAAAGATAAGACTCAATCAAATGCTAGGTTGAGCCATTTAATTTGTATTGGTTTCATCAATATTGCTCGTGTGGCGAAAAAAAACTCTTAATATTACCTTTGTGGTTAACTCTGTTATCGCTACTCGGTATTACGGTCTGATAGTGTTCTTCTTCACTTTGAAGCaagagatcttaggtttgaatcttgtagatggtgaattcgataccaaattaggatGTCCGTGTGTGGCTTAGTCAAACTCCCTCTtcctttaatgtaaaaatacagatgcactaaaaagaaaaaagaaaaaaaacctctGTTATTAATTTCAGTTCAAATTGAACATACAATCCTACCGTTATCACTATCTAAGAATTACTTTCAATGATGAcatcatgtgtttttttttaatggacCAACCAATGGTATCATCACAGTAGTTTACTCTTCTGAGGGCCGGAAAGATTCACAAAGATATTTCAACCTTTTCCTGACCATTATCATGTGATtcacaatgaaaaaaaattaaactcaaGACATACCTTGTGGAATACAATATATGTCTGGAATTCGTCATCTACTATTAGCTATAATCAGAAAGAAATTTCACTATCCTAGAGGCGGACCATGTAGCTATGCGagcatacactcacacacactgaGTTGTCTGTTTGGTACACGCACTCAAACTCACCTAATAGGCTAATTGTCTATGATGCCGTATGCAGATAGTCGGGCAAAGAACTCCCTCCAAATTAGGGCAGTGTACCCAAGTAGAATTGGAAGTCAACTTTGAGAGTActgttagcaaaaataatacatacaatTAGTAAGCAATCACATGAAGCTAATTAGTAAGAAAACAAATGTGTGTTTAAGTGTCGCATTATTTTATGTTGAGATCACGCGGTTTGTGGGACAATGGAATCGAAAAGCAAACCAAAAACCGCGTAGTGCTGGAATCTGTAATTTGGAAGAATTTACCAAAGACTTTGATAAGACGTCAAAGTCAGTTCTTCTCCTTGCTCttggcctcctcttctttcttcttcttcttccttatcATCTTCTCCTTAGTtgctgaaaaagaaaaaaaaacagaaaaaatggCGGTAACCACCGTACTTTTATTAGCAGTTTTATTCATAGCTGGCCTCGTAAATATTTTCTTTCGTTTTCCCACCACCAAGCTCCTTGCTTGGTTTCAATCTTTGTCCAAACCCTACTCCACTCCTACTACCACTCCAAGCAAGGACAAAGATAATCATGTTGTGAATAGTATTAGTCCGCAACCAAAAGTAGCAGATCAGGCGGCGGAGCTGAAGCAATTGTTTGCCACTTTCGACAAGAACAGTGACGGGTTCATCACAAAGCAGGAGCTCAAGGAGTCACTGAAGAATATCAGGATTTTTATGAGTGATTCTGAGGTGGAAGAAATGGTAAAGAAGGTGGATGCTAATGGAGATGGGTTGATTGACTTTGATGAGTTTTGCATGCTGTGCGGGTCCATGCTTCGTCGGGATGATGGGGTAGTGGAGGGCGGAGATGGGGGAGgagcggaggaggaggaggagttgAAGGAGGCGTTTGGTGTGTTTGATAAGGATAAAGATGGGTTGATTTCGGTGGAGGAGTTGGCGGTGGTGTTGTGTTCTTTGGGATTGAGAGAGGGGAATAAGGTGGAGGATTGTAAGGAGATGGTGAAGAAAGTTGATAGGGATGGAGATGGTATGGTCAATTTTGATGAGTTCAAGAGGATGATGAAAGGTGGAGGACTTCTATTAGCCCACTAATTAGGTATTGATCTCTAATTAAGCTCCTACTTCCAAAGCTCTAGTAAGATTTAATTACCATCATCAATTTCTTGTGTTAAATGGTACGCATAATTGGCTTGAGATATCGTTTCTCAGGTTTAGGTACTCTTACCTCCCAAGATCCAGTAAGTTTCATCTACCCTTCATCAACTTGTTACCGAAAGAACATTAACAGTATCTGATTGGATTAAGATACCGTTTCTCAGGTTTAGGTAGGTATTCCTCATGTCTAAACACATGCACCAAGTTGTATAGGAAACAAGATAAACCAGACATTGATTAATTTGCAGCTTCATCTTCAATTCACAACCACCATGTGTCATGGCATAGGATGCCATTCCTCCCTAACCAACCTTCATTGCCGTCTCTCTCTACAGTAGTAGCCTTCATTGCTGTCTCTCTCtaaattagtttattttaaccTTTCATTGGCAGACAGACCATCATGGTCTATGCCCTTATGGGTTTTCAATAGACATTTACCTTTTACCCCCTCTTGCTGTGTGATATTATTATCTGTAATATTTCTCTCCAACCTTGATGAGTTCAACAGCATATGATGTATTGCAATTCTTTTCTATACAAGCGATATTGGAAAGAATGAAATTGAACTTGAAATCTCGAAGCAAAAAGATGAATATTTCTAACTACTAATCGCTTACTAAATGCTCTTAACTAATTAAGTTACAAAACGCttaaaatgttttgttttgtgatttatagtttcaCGCAACTGTTGTCAGCTTGAggccaaaaagaaaaacaaatgttGTCAGCAATTTAACTATTTTTTAAGCCTATGAAGTTTCCAAAAACTCATCTCTAGGCCATGCGTGTAGTTTTCTATGTCAATGCATGTGCCCAATTGTAAATTTCATGGCTGGCTGAAAGCATGTtgtgaataaataaatacaGCCTAGGATCTTCGTTGGCATTTgcaatagaaaagaaaaaggaacaaaagcaaaagccaaAGGCCAAAAGCAAAAGTTAAAGGGATTATTATATGTATTTCTGAACGACTAAGATTAAATATAAAAGATCTGGATAATTGTAGAAATCAAACTTCTAGCTAAAACAATTGCAGCATTGAAGCGATATCCGTATTTCTGCTGCTATATCAAAATTTTCTGCAACATAGAAAAATGCCGTCTTCATGAAGCAATCCCCTGTCCATCGAGTAATCAGACTGATTCAGAGAAGAGTCAAGTTTACGGTGCTAAAGAGATCCTTTGCATGTACGAAACGGCAAATTCATATTCCCACTTATTTTTGGTAATCATATTCCCACTTACTTTTTATATACAGAAATCCAAAcgattttgggaaaaaaaaattcgtggacaGGACCTCGAGTTGAGTGCAGCGATAAATACTCTTAATTACTTAAGCTACAAGTCTCTTACAGACCACACAACTTATGCTCATTCACTTGCGAACAACTCGGGACAGATAAAGGTAGAATACCAGAGAGATCATCTTTCATCTTTCGATTCCTCAAGAAACCCTGGCCAAAACCACACGTGCGAGTTTCCCTGCCCATCGAAATGGCATTTGGAAGTGTTGCTGGCTTAACGTTTGGGTTTCGGCATAGAGCAAAAATCGGGGAAAAGGACAAAGGAATGAGCGATGCCCACGGAAGTAAGGATGCCATTCACAGATGATAAGTACGATCAAATTTTGGATCTGTACGATCAGTTGGCGAACACAAAAAATTGTAGAGGATGCATGGAATGTACAAGAATTCAGCCGACGAAATTCGATTGAATAATAGGGTTTAAAGCATAAACCCTCTTTAATTGAAGTATAAAAAGATACAATTAAATCACTAAATGTTTCTTCCTATAAAACCTACAGAACATATCCCTGAATTCGTGTTTGAACGAAACTGCGTCGTCACCATAACAGAGGAAAGAAGCTGCATCTCTGTTtcccaaacaacacaaatacAGCTTGAAGTGCCTCCATGTCATTAAAACTACCACACGAAAGCACATGATCCGTCCACAAAGCCGAAGAAACATTTATCGTTATACAAATTCTTTAGAAAACATCCGGATGAAAGCGCCCTGGGATGGAGCTGCTTTGTTGTGCCTGCTTTAGGTGCATTGTAAGTGCGTAGTTGTTCACCTGATAaggtataaaagaaataatcaaacgACAGAAATCAGCACACACAGAATTTAGAAAACTTAAGCAAGCAATGACCACGATGAAGAAAGAATCAACTTAAAAAGGAACGGTAACAGACTAGGAAGGAGATAATGTAATGAGCTGTTTATATAAAGCAAGCAAGACCATATTGTTCTCCCAAAACTTCCATCCAAATATAAGGTTGTATAAAGTTATTAGGTTCCTGAGCCCAACCTCGAGGGTTCTCAACTGTTCCTGGTACTGGGCCACCAGTTGCTTCAGATGCTGCAATTCCTGGCCTCTATCTTCAAACTCCTTCTGCCGTTCATGCTGAGTGGATACAGCTCGCTTTAAAATTGCATTTTCCTGAATAATAGCTTCCATTTGTTCCTTCAGCATCATATTTTCCTACAACAAGGAAAAACATAAGTACCGCTAAGCCattaggaaaaaaaaggaaaattaatagatGTTGCATCCTCAAACATTCCCCCGGTTTTCTACTCACTGCCaagggaagaaaaaaacaataacTAGACAAAGAGAAACATATATTGGACATGCAATATATGTAATTAAGAGGTCATACCTGGCGAAAGCTTTGGGCTACCTCTGTGGTTGCACAAGCACTAATGGACTTCTCCAAAGCCTCAAGCACCCTTGAAGCACGAGCTTTAGCATCATACATGTTAGAGGCACTCATCATCTCTCTGACAACGAGCTCCACCCACTCAGCTCCATCCTTGGGAAGGTTATTTTGCACTGATGGATCATCAGTTACTGCAACCTCTCCATTTGTTGCTACCGCACCTGAAACAAAATATTGATCAACCCCCCTTAATGTCTACAATACTAGCAAGATTACCAAAAAACTTATAGATTCAATTCTTGAAAGACTGTCACGGTGGTAAGCCCTGTGGAAGGTGAGACAACGATATAACTTTCTAGGTAAAGCAAGAAAGTATCTGCTCATACTTTGTGATTGGAGTTGCACATTTGCTTCTGGCGCTATATCAGATTTTCCTGCTGCAGAACCTAAACGTAGCTCATTCAAACTTTTGATAGCCGAATCCAAATCACCACCACATTCTTCAAGTGCTCCCTCCAGAAGCTAGGATAATAATTTCAAAATGCTTAGTAACCTTTCATCTTAATTAACTAGATATGATGCACATCCTCCAAAGTTGAAGGGTATTAAGAACCAtgacaagaaaaacaaaaatggcACGTATATGCATGCGGAGTTTCAATTACGGGAGGTCACCAATCACGTGGGTTGTCGATCGAGTTACACCAAGAAGTCAATGCAACCAACCACATTGAAGGGGCAGCGTGCATCCGTGTCACACATGTTTAACTCCCTGTATAGTGTTTGTACATATACACACAAGCGCACACACATACGTATCTGTATGTAAACATACACTTCATGGCAGTCGGAAAATCAGAAATGCAACAAAGCAAATATGCCAGAGAACGAagatataatataaaaaaatgatagaGAAACATGTAATATGCCACAAAATGATCAACAAGACTCAAACCAATTATCATAAAAACACCCAGAACACACGAAAATGCAAGAGGGATTCCATTTGTAGTTTCACAATTGAACTAAACAATTCACGATAATCATGGCATACGAAATTCAGGGACGCCGAATACTATGAAAATGCATTCCCTAATATTTGGCATTTaaattagggaactttaacgaaaagatcATGTCATgttaactttaacgaaaaatcatatttttacgctaaaaaatcaattctaatactattcactttatcttttattttgtgatTATAGTTAAAATCTAAAGTTtccaagtcattttcattagattttcttttaaattaggCTCGCTAATCGAATCCAGTCCtatcatccaatccaatccaagcAATCAAATTTATCCCTTCGAATGATGCATACAACAATAAAaatcaacaattccaacataATTACACAgaattgattaattaatgaaaaaaaagagaaaaatgaatgaaatgtgAACCTGGTTGTCCATGTCCGGGAAAACGGCCCTGAGTTGTTCGATCAAATGCGAGGCAGCAAACGACGTCGTGGAGGGAGGAGAGAAGCGAAcaggg
This is a stretch of genomic DNA from Malus domestica chromosome 02, GDT2T_hap1. It encodes these proteins:
- the LOC103426580 gene encoding calmodulin-like protein 3 — translated: MAVTTVLLLAVLFIAGLVNIFFRFPTTKLLAWFQSLSKPYSTPTTTPSKDKDNHVVNSISPQPKVADQAAELKQLFATFDKNSDGFITKQELKESLKNIRIFMSDSEVEEMVKKVDANGDGLIDFDEFCMLCGSMLRRDDGVVEGGDGGGAEEEEELKEAFGVFDKDKDGLISVEELAVVLCSLGLREGNKVEDCKEMVKKVDRDGDGMVNFDEFKRMMKGGGLLLAH
- the LOC103426581 gene encoding uncharacterized protein is translated as MSAVVCGKRSSIFEDNSLPSTSPPVSSASKRIRCSSSSSPVRFSPPSTTSFAASHLIEQLRAVFPDMDNQLLEGALEECGGDLDSAIKSLNELRLGSAAGKSDIAPEANVQLQSQSAVATNGEVAVTDDPSVQNNLPKDGAEWVELVVREMMSASNMYDAKARASRVLEALEKSISACATTEVAQSFRQENMMLKEQMEAIIQENAILKRAVSTQHERQKEFEDRGQELQHLKQLVAQYQEQLRTLEVNNYALTMHLKQAQQSSSIPGRFHPDVF